A region of Rhodamnia argentea isolate NSW1041297 chromosome 9, ASM2092103v1, whole genome shotgun sequence DNA encodes the following proteins:
- the LOC115739836 gene encoding cysteine-rich receptor-like protein kinase 10: MTSPKKSMPFVGVRVVVVVVVIASFVLIEFRPVTGQPTYNYHSCLGSPNDTANSTFSSNLASLLGSLSAGASAGNSFYRNGSSGVFGLFLCRGDVLSSTCQSCVGNATQMLPQRCTSNRTAIIWYDECMLRYSDTDFFGAIATDVVVFMWNVQNNTSPDEPDVKALALIYNLAATVPNNAMLYGVQEFDGGDASQRRYGLEQCSRDINGSQCGYCLAQLTTYIGKCCEGKMGWRILTPSCNLRYEDYLFYRQQAASPQPVPSATPPSSTDKGKGGKNTAKIVAITLSLISAMAALLVSCYFLSKRRRSQQGDGGTREEILLQSMEGAAQGTNLKDRGAHKGFQDKSGEMHYFDLLTIVTATNKFDDANKLGEGGFGPVYKGKLPDGKEIAVKRLSMRSSQGIEEFKNEVMVIAKLQHRNLVRLLGCCLEGGEKLLVYEYLANRSLDAFLFDPVKRRELDWTKHAHIIKGIARGLLYLHEDSRLKIIHRDLKASNVLLDDEMNPKISDFGTARIFGGNQTEANTNRVVGTYGYMALEYAMKGLFSVKSDVYSFGVLLLEILSGRKCSSVYEHGQSLLSNAWLLWNEGKGTELVDANLIGSRPSNEALRLIHISLLCVQEDPNVRPTMSTVILMLGSESDLPLPKSPPFSIGRSFMPDQSSTGTGTGCFSSDKSSASAST; this comes from the exons ATGACTTCGCCAAAGAAATCTATGCCCTTTGTTGGTGTCCgcgttgtcgtcgtcgtcgtcgtcatcgccTCATTTGTGCTCATTGAATTCCGACCTGTCACCGGCCAGCCGACCTACAATTACCATTCCTGTTTAGGCTCACCCAATGACACAGCAAACTCTACTTTCAGTTCCAATCTTGCCTCACTTTTAGGTTCTTTATCCGCCGGCGCATCCGCAGGCAACAGCTTCTACAGGAACGGCTCGAGCGGCGTCTTCGGCCTTTTCCTCTGCCGGGGCGATGTTCTGAGCAGCACCTGCCAGTCCTGTGTCGGGAACGCGACTCAGATGCTCCCCCAACGATGCACATCAAACCGGACAGCGATCATATGGTACGACGAGTGCATGCTGCGGTACTCGGACACCGACTTCTTTGGAGCGATAGCGACGGACGTGGTGGTCTTCATGTGGAATGTCCAGAACAATACATCGCCCGATGAGCCGGATGTGAAAGCACTAGCTTTGATATACAATCTCGCGGCTACAGTTCCGAATAATGCTATGTTGTATGGAGTGCAGGAATTTGACGGAGGCGATGCCTCACAACGAAGATATGGACTTGAGCAGTGTAGTAGAGACATCAATGGTAGTCAGTGCGGCTATTGTTTGGCTCAGCTGACAACGTATATCGGTAAGTGCTGTGAAGGGAAAATGGGCTGGCGAATTCTGACCCCGAGCTGTAATCTCCGGTACGAGGATTACCTTTTCTATCGGCAGCAGGCGGCTTCACCTCAACCGGTTCCCAGTGCGACCCCGCCTTCATCTACAGATAAAG gaaagggaggaaaaaacaCGGCGAAGATCGTAGCCATCACTCTGTCGTTGATTTCAGCAATGGCAGCACTTCTGGTGTCTTGTTACTTCTTATCCAAGCGTAGAAGGAGTCAGCAAGGAG ATGGAGGAACAAGGGAAGAAATACTTCTACAAAGCATGGAGGGTGCTGCGCAAGGGACAAACTTGAAGGACAGAGGCGCACACAAAGGATTCCAAGACAAAAGCGGCGAGATGCACTATTTCGACCTGCTTACCATAGTAACAGCTACAAACAAGTTCGACGATGCGAATAAGCTTGGAGAAGGTGGCTTCGGGCCAGTCTACAAG GGCAAGCTACCTGATGGGAAAGAAATTGCAGTGAAGAGGCTTTCGATGAGATCGAGCCAAGGCATTGAAGAGTTCAAGAATGAAGTGATGGTCATTGCTAAGCTTCAGCACCGAAATCTGGTGAGGCTACTGGGGTGCTGCTTAGAGGGAGGCGAAAAGCTTCTTGTATACGAGTACCTGGCCAACCGTAGTCTCGATGCCTTCCTATTTG ATCCTGTGAAAAGGAGGGAGTTAGACTGGACAAAGCATGCGCACATTATCAAGGGAATTGCGAGGGGCCTTCTGTATCTGCACGAGGATTCTCGGCTCAAGATCATCCATCGAGATTTGAAAGCGAGCAATGTGCtattggatgatgagatgaacccGAAGATATCAGACTTTGGCACTGCTAGAATCTTTGGGGGCAATCAAACCGAAGCTAACACTAACAGGGTCGTCGGGACATA TGGATACATGGCATTGGAATACGCTATGAAGGGACTATTCTCAGTGAAATCCGATGTCTACAGCTTCGGGGTCTTGCTGCTCGAGATCCTCAGCGGCCGAAAGTGCAGCTCGGTTTATGAGCATGGTCAGAGCCTATTATCAAAC GCATGGCTACTGTGGAACGAAGGGAAAGGGACAGAGCTAGTAGATGCAAACTTGATCGGATCGCGTCCAAGCAACGAAGCTCTAAGATTGATCCATATATCGCTGTTGTGCGTTCAGGAGGATCCCAATGTCAGGCCTACTATGTCGACGGTCATCCTCATGCTTGGGAGCGAATCGGACCTTCCCCTCCCGAAATCGCCTCCCTTCTCTATAGGCAGATCTTTCATGCCGGATCAATCTTCCACCGGCACAGGCACCGGATGCTTCTCTTCTGATAAATCTTCAGCAAGTGCATCTACCTGA